Genomic window (Bosea vaviloviae):
CATCAAGCCCGGCGACAAGGTCGAGCATGTCTTGTTCAAGCGCTGAGCGGTTTGCGCGCTGATGGGTTCAGCGCTTGATTCTTGTCATCGTTTGAATCTTGGCTTTCGCTTGCGGCGCAAGCCCGCGTCGTGATAGCCAACCGCGACGCGAGGAATGGCTCAGTCGGGGTATAGCGCAGCCCGGTAGCGCATCTGCTTTGGGAGCAGAGGGTCCCAGGTTCGAATCCTGGTGCCCCGACCAGCCTTCTCGTTTCGAAACGGTTCGCCGCAGGCGGGCCTGGGCAATTCTGGTGACGGCCGAGCGAGACCATGACCGCACGCATTTACCGCCCCGCCCGCACTGCGATGCAGTCCGGCACCGCCAAGACCGATCGCTGGTTGCTGGAATATGAGCCGGAGCGTCCGCGCGAGATCGAGCCGCTGATGGGCTGGACCTCGTCGGGCGACATGAAGAGCCAGCTCAAGCTCTGGTTCGACAGCGAGGCGGAAGCCGTCGCCTACGCCACGCGCAACGGCATCGCCTACCGGGTCGAGCAGCCCCATGAGGCCAAGCGCCGTTCAATGGCCTATGCCGATAATTTCAAGTTCAGCCGCGTCGGACAGTGGACGCACTGATCAATACGCGCCGCGTCCTGCGTGGCGCGCGAGCGAGATAGGCGAGGGCGCTTGCGCCGGAGCCCACGGGCCCGTAGCTCAGATGGATAGAGCAGCAGCCTTCTAAGCTGCTGGTCGCTGGTTCGAATCCAGCCGGGCTCGCCATTTCATTCGCCTTGCGCGAAAGCGCCGCGCCTTTGGTGCGCCAAGGCTTCAGATCTCGGGAATTGCCATGAGCGACGTCAAGGACAGCAACGGCACGGTGCTGAAGGATGGCGATTCCGTCACTTTGATCAAGGACCTCAAGGTCAAGGGAACCTCTGTCACGCTGAAGCGCGGCACACTGGTCAAGAACATCCGCCTGACGGACGATCCGGGCGAGATCGAGTGCAATGCCGAGAAAGTGAAGGGCCTCGTCCTGAAGACCGAGTTCCTCAAGCGTGCCTGAGCTTGGCTCTCACTCGTCCCGGCCCCAATTACGCAGGCGCTTGATCGCCGCCCGAAGATCGCACGGCCGCTGGCGCCACAAGCCGCGCGCCAGCCCGATCGCGAAAAACAGCCCGAAACTCGGCAATGCGATGGCCAGCGGCGCCGTCACCAGCCCCATGGCGCAGCCGCCGGAATCGCCT
Coding sequences:
- a CDS encoding ETC complex I subunit, whose amino-acid sequence is MTARIYRPARTAMQSGTAKTDRWLLEYEPERPREIEPLMGWTSSGDMKSQLKLWFDSEAEAVAYATRNGIAYRVEQPHEAKRRSMAYADNFKFSRVGQWTH
- a CDS encoding alkylphosphonate utilization protein; amino-acid sequence: MSDVKDSNGTVLKDGDSVTLIKDLKVKGTSVTLKRGTLVKNIRLTDDPGEIECNAEKVKGLVLKTEFLKRA